One Gemmatimonadota bacterium DNA window includes the following coding sequences:
- a CDS encoding 3'(2'),5'-bisphosphate nucleotidase CysQ, which translates to MPLAPSAGPWDQELAVARAAAEAAAALFPPPGAAPPAAQKPDGSPVTATDLAANARILAVLRSAFPADAILSEELADDPARLRAHRVWIVDPLDGTRDFVAGSGDCAVHVALAVEGVPVVAAVAWPADGAVYVAVRGGGALRHDAQGAHPLSVAPARPLAQYRTGITRTAMHPALERFLARGGLAAAAEPRGASIKHLLLAGGALDCCVTLHDREHEWDTAAPGLIVTEAGGTVTDADGVPFRYNQPDVGHHRGVLLSAGHHHAALVALARECWPS; encoded by the coding sequence ATGCCGCTGGCGCCCTCCGCGGGACCGTGGGACCAGGAACTCGCCGTGGCCCGCGCCGCGGCGGAGGCGGCGGCGGCGCTCTTCCCGCCGCCCGGCGCGGCGCCGCCGGCGGCGCAGAAGCCCGACGGCTCGCCGGTCACCGCCACCGACCTCGCCGCCAACGCGCGCATCCTCGCGGTGCTGCGCTCCGCCTTCCCCGCCGACGCCATCCTCAGTGAGGAGCTGGCCGACGACCCCGCGCGTCTCCGGGCCCACCGGGTGTGGATCGTCGATCCGCTCGACGGCACCCGCGACTTCGTGGCCGGCTCCGGCGACTGTGCGGTGCACGTGGCGCTCGCGGTGGAGGGGGTGCCGGTGGTGGCGGCGGTGGCGTGGCCCGCGGACGGCGCGGTGTACGTGGCGGTGCGGGGTGGCGGCGCGCTGCGTCATGACGCGCAGGGCGCCCACCCGCTGTCGGTGGCGCCGGCGCGGCCGCTCGCGCAGTACCGCACCGGCATCACCCGCACCGCCATGCACCCGGCGCTGGAGCGGTTCCTGGCGCGGGGCGGGCTCGCGGCGGCCGCGGAGCCGCGCGGCGCGTCGATCAAGCACCTGCTGCTCGCCGGGGGCGCGCTCGACTGCTGCGTCACGCTGCACGACCGCGAGCACGAGTGGGACACCGCCGCGCCGGGCCTCATCGTCACCGAAGCGGGAGGCACCGTGACCGACGCCGACGGCGTACCGTTCCGATACAACCAGCCGGATGTCGGGCATCATCGCGGGGTGCTGCTGAGCGCCGGCCACCATCACGCCGCCCTGGTGGCACTGGCCCGGGAGTGCTGGCCTTCATGA
- a CDS encoding ABC transporter permease, whose protein sequence is MLRKEFIQMRRDRLTLAMMVGIPAIQLMLFGFAIRTEVRHLPTLVLDEARSSESRALVATLQNSTYFDVIAHIHSRAEAEAWIRRGDAAAAVIIPHDFTRDWKRGRGAQAQVLVDAADPMSSAAALQGATQAGLAFQPTAAPPSRRAAELRVRPWYNPMLESSTYIVPGIIGVLLSITMVIITAMAVVRERERGTLEQLIVTPIDRTSLMLGKIVPFLLVGYVQITVILLLGRLVFDVPLRGSLPLLYLMAFPFIVASLGIGLFFSTLVQTQAQAMQAGFMFILPNILLSGFMFPRAAMPEAAQWIGLAFPLTYFLEILRGILLRGVGAAALWPELAALCTFAVVIVALSVRRFHKTLD, encoded by the coding sequence ATGCTCCGCAAGGAGTTCATCCAGATGCGGCGCGACCGGCTGACCCTGGCCATGATGGTGGGCATCCCCGCCATCCAGCTGATGCTGTTCGGCTTCGCCATCCGCACCGAGGTGCGGCACCTGCCCACCCTGGTGCTGGACGAGGCGCGGAGCAGCGAGAGCCGGGCGCTGGTGGCCACGCTGCAGAACTCCACCTACTTCGACGTCATCGCGCACATCCACAGCCGGGCGGAGGCGGAGGCGTGGATCCGCCGGGGCGATGCCGCGGCGGCGGTGATCATCCCCCATGACTTCACCCGCGACTGGAAGCGCGGCCGCGGGGCGCAGGCCCAGGTGCTGGTGGATGCCGCCGACCCGATGTCGAGCGCGGCGGCGCTGCAGGGGGCCACGCAGGCGGGCCTGGCCTTCCAACCCACGGCCGCGCCGCCGAGCCGCCGCGCCGCCGAGTTGCGGGTGCGCCCCTGGTACAACCCGATGCTCGAGAGCAGCACCTACATCGTGCCGGGGATCATCGGGGTGCTGCTGTCGATCACCATGGTGATCATCACCGCGATGGCGGTGGTGCGGGAGCGGGAGCGGGGCACGCTGGAGCAGCTGATCGTCACGCCGATCGACCGCACCAGCCTGATGCTCGGCAAGATCGTGCCGTTCCTGCTGGTGGGGTACGTGCAGATCACCGTCATCCTGCTGCTGGGCCGGCTGGTGTTCGACGTGCCGCTGCGGGGCAGCCTGCCGCTGCTGTACCTGATGGCGTTCCCGTTCATCGTGGCGAGCCTGGGCATCGGGCTCTTCTTCTCCACGCTGGTGCAGACCCAGGCGCAGGCGATGCAGGCGGGGTTCATGTTCATCCTGCCCAACATCCTGCTGTCGGGGTTCATGTTTCCCCGGGCGGCGATGCCGGAGGCGGCGCAGTGGATCGGCCTGGCCTTTCCGCTCACCTATTTCCTGGAGATCCTGCGGGGGATCCTGCTCCGGGGCGTGGGGGCGGCGGCGCTCTGGCCGGAACTCGCCGCGCTGTGCACCTTTGCCGTCGTGATCGTGGCGCTCAGCGTCCGCCGGTTCCACAAGACCCTCGACTGA
- a CDS encoding ABC transporter ATP-binding protein — translation MTGPAGAPAIVTEALHKRFGELVAVERLDLVIQRGEIFGLLGSNGSGKTTTIRMLTGLMPPTSGTARVAGIDVVREPEAVRRRLGYMSQRYGLYDDLTVEENLRFYAGLYGLVGAEGKARVEELIAELAFTPRRRQLAGTLSGGWKQRLSLACATSHRPDVLFLDEPTAGVDPAARRQFWQVIRELAGRGTTILVTTHYMDEAERCGRVALLWRGKLVTVGAPHEITVQLGQPTLEDAFIALQERDGATA, via the coding sequence GTGACCGGACCCGCGGGCGCGCCGGCCATCGTCACCGAGGCGCTGCACAAGCGCTTCGGCGAGCTGGTGGCGGTGGAGCGGCTCGACCTGGTGATCCAGCGGGGCGAGATCTTCGGGCTGCTCGGCTCCAACGGCTCCGGCAAGACCACCACCATCCGCATGCTCACCGGCCTGATGCCGCCGACCTCCGGCACGGCGCGGGTGGCGGGGATCGACGTGGTGCGGGAGCCGGAGGCGGTGCGGCGGCGGCTCGGGTACATGTCGCAGCGCTACGGCCTGTACGACGACCTCACGGTGGAGGAGAACCTGCGCTTCTACGCCGGGCTGTACGGGCTGGTGGGCGCGGAGGGGAAGGCGCGGGTGGAGGAGCTGATCGCGGAGCTGGCGTTCACGCCGCGACGCCGGCAGCTGGCGGGCACGCTCAGCGGCGGGTGGAAGCAGCGGCTCTCGCTGGCCTGCGCCACCAGCCACCGGCCCGACGTGCTCTTCCTGGACGAGCCCACCGCCGGGGTGGACCCGGCGGCGCGGCGGCAGTTCTGGCAGGTGATCCGCGAGCTGGCGGGGCGCGGCACCACGATCCTCGTCACCACGCACTACATGGACGAGGCGGAGCGGTGCGGGCGGGTGGCGCTCCTGTGGCGGGGCAAGCTGGTGACGGTGGGCGCGCCGCACGAGATCACGGTGCAGCTGGGCCAGCCCACGCTGGAGGACGCGTTCATCGCGCTGCAGGAACGGGACGGGGCCACGGCATGA
- a CDS encoding HlyD family efflux transporter periplasmic adaptor subunit, translating to MRRPTALLPLLLLAACARGDGGTTYPGTIELDESDAAPLVGGRIVELRVQEGDTVAGGDTIAILTQRTLPAQAEDRRARLAVARARLADLRRGSREPELARAEAELAAAEADADRAAKDLERANRLVADKVIAQQEYDRIRSGAEAAARRRDAARAVLALAQEGSRSDQVRAAEAEVASAEALLRGATADLDELAVLAPVAGVVLGRHADPGEVVPAGTPIATVGDVSHRWVRVYLPAALLATLAAGAPAEVTVAEPPGARAAEPAARGHLLSVSPKAEFTPRAALTEEERADLLFASRVALDSAPPGFRPGLPVNVRFRPAAP from the coding sequence ATGCGTCGACCGACCGCCCTCCTCCCGCTCCTCCTGCTGGCCGCCTGTGCCCGCGGCGACGGCGGCACCACCTATCCCGGCACCATCGAGCTCGACGAATCCGACGCGGCGCCGCTGGTGGGCGGGCGGATCGTGGAGCTCCGGGTGCAGGAGGGCGACACCGTCGCCGGCGGCGACACGATCGCCATCCTGACCCAGCGCACCCTCCCGGCGCAGGCGGAGGACCGCCGCGCCCGGCTGGCCGTGGCGCGCGCGCGGCTCGCCGACCTGCGCCGTGGCTCGCGCGAACCGGAGCTGGCGCGTGCGGAGGCGGAGCTGGCCGCCGCGGAGGCCGACGCCGACCGCGCCGCGAAGGACCTGGAGCGCGCCAACCGCCTGGTGGCCGACAAGGTGATCGCGCAGCAGGAGTACGACCGGATCCGCTCCGGCGCCGAGGCGGCGGCCCGCCGGCGCGACGCGGCGCGCGCGGTGCTTGCACTCGCACAGGAAGGCAGCCGCAGCGACCAGGTGCGCGCCGCCGAGGCCGAGGTGGCGAGTGCCGAGGCGCTGCTGCGCGGCGCCACCGCCGACTTGGACGAGCTCGCCGTGCTGGCCCCGGTGGCGGGCGTGGTGCTGGGCCGTCACGCCGATCCCGGTGAAGTGGTGCCGGCCGGGACGCCCATCGCCACCGTGGGCGACGTGAGTCATCGCTGGGTGCGGGTGTACCTCCCCGCCGCGCTGCTGGCCACGCTCGCCGCCGGCGCCCCCGCCGAAGTCACGGTGGCTGAGCCGCCGGGTGCCCGAGCCGCCGAGCCGGCGGCCCGCGGCCACCTCCTCTCGGTGAGCCCCAAGGCCGAGTTCACCCCGCGCGCGGCACTCACCGAGGAGGAGCGGGCCGACCTCCTCTTTGCGAGCCGGGTGGCGCTCGACAGCGCGCCGCCGGGGTTCCGGCCGGGGCTCCCGGTGAACGTGCGCTTCCGGCCGGCGGCGCCGTGA
- a CDS encoding S8 family serine peptidase, with product MSRLSAPAGTRIAVALEATPAGGVLLSGLQGELQFDPAALRYVGQAGYDSLRFPLVIVNDRAADAGTLVVLSVDPSGLGPQTAILAFDVLRGDYATSLRYRTDMAVTTALAVLPDGGTSGEVGEDAALRLPTAPVRLGPAQWTRLQRPGALLGRLIDSIPAGRRFGDVTGNGAVDVVDASRVGNWAVGNPSPAGTPIPAPGDLAELVGNVAPFNSPGLGETSDTKGPGWDANCVRLWDVLDAANISNEAVGNDKPVVGEVVPGDGVDAATGLPRRGTACVVSDTTRPAIVNGSERQTSPGPTVTDPTDPRWAYDRRSFSVRFDDSTSGPTIWGFLTRFRAHIVGGSSRPGTQGLNRYHIVIADPGPSWGAYDSLYHAMRASPGVDFVLPGPSGTWVQVRGRYPIDQHLASDRTQWFGTSRNTQPWLAIRAPLAWGCETGRYGGVPPRVGIVDNFLDALPSDLPQSQSPVPFVDSLLVGNDLSYRTPAQKSHGPRVASLVTAVGDNGGGIAGAIWNSDLRLYPLQRDTLSPDPYSVSDRIQDLFIHAGAPVSGSQVLNLSVGFLNGDRNDHVTFLREVIKGQFLDRNPGGLIVSAVGDAVTGAPVTPFVAQLADTNYRDPAFLAGITALDRALAQLYLAGDSNRIVFVTGSNRASQKFAPSNFWQGASLIAAPSDGVLGLNPDGTASEGSGTSYAAAFVSGVAAQLFAMDPTLTPAQVKDYILRGAQEPKFDPFTGQFIADSTQLRLPGAPGPVYQLDAYGSLTLLSRERAGVPVCGYEVAVGSQPTWEVKLARKEADTLRIPIPGGEAQGVSVAQGGRRLAVRVFNLATGVSTSVYSHTGALLHTAPGVERQFLERDTADISGTGVTITGPSGSMTYPNVFDLVDGGHLLFAPGRVRVAPDGMHALVESYADDDLGYQCPDGTDALRRVDRVHAVPLGSTGPAIPLLDTDVGLYCPGIDPGEYTGGLYFTWSQDGLRALANRWSHFYNPLDPNGTVTGESSLVREWTVGGMVASHTIAQRGLKYPRYTSDGFAWRFSEFSVIGAAPSCWTTTRQRANPGSPMLEAGAPTGADCFLADFEQTGTPLMPNLRARRNRAGARAARPN from the coding sequence GTGTCCCGGCTCAGCGCGCCGGCCGGGACCCGGATCGCGGTCGCGCTCGAGGCCACGCCCGCGGGCGGCGTGCTCCTCTCCGGGCTGCAGGGGGAGCTGCAGTTCGACCCGGCGGCGCTGCGCTACGTGGGGCAGGCGGGGTATGACTCGCTCCGGTTCCCGCTGGTGATCGTCAACGACCGCGCCGCCGACGCCGGCACGCTCGTGGTGCTGAGCGTCGACCCGTCGGGGCTTGGCCCCCAGACCGCGATCCTCGCCTTCGACGTGCTCCGCGGCGACTACGCCACGTCGCTCCGGTACCGCACCGACATGGCGGTCACGACGGCGCTGGCGGTGCTGCCGGACGGCGGCACCAGCGGCGAGGTCGGCGAGGACGCCGCGCTCCGGCTCCCCACCGCCCCGGTCCGCCTGGGACCCGCGCAGTGGACCCGGCTGCAGCGGCCCGGGGCGCTCCTCGGACGGCTCATCGACTCGATCCCGGCGGGGCGGCGGTTCGGCGACGTGACGGGCAATGGCGCGGTGGACGTGGTGGATGCCTCGCGGGTGGGGAACTGGGCGGTGGGGAATCCCTCGCCGGCCGGCACGCCGATCCCGGCGCCGGGGGACCTGGCCGAGCTGGTGGGGAACGTGGCGCCGTTCAACAGCCCGGGGCTGGGGGAGACGTCTGACACCAAGGGCCCGGGGTGGGACGCCAACTGTGTCCGGCTGTGGGACGTGCTGGATGCGGCGAACATCAGCAACGAGGCGGTGGGGAATGACAAGCCGGTGGTAGGGGAGGTGGTGCCGGGGGATGGAGTTGATGCGGCGACGGGGCTGCCGCGGCGAGGGACAGCGTGTGTAGTGTCGGACACCACACGCCCGGCGATCGTGAATGGAAGTGAACGGCAGACCAGCCCCGGCCCCACCGTAACAGATCCTACCGATCCCAGGTGGGCATATGACCGCCGGTCTTTCTCCGTTCGGTTTGATGACTCAACCAGTGGTCCAACCATCTGGGGCTTCCTGACCCGGTTCCGCGCCCACATCGTCGGCGGAAGCTCGAGACCCGGCACTCAGGGCTTGAATCGCTACCACATCGTCATCGCGGATCCCGGCCCATCATGGGGAGCATACGATTCGCTGTACCATGCCATGCGAGCGTCACCTGGCGTCGATTTCGTGCTGCCGGGCCCAAGCGGCACGTGGGTTCAAGTCCGCGGTCGTTACCCCATCGATCAGCACCTCGCGAGTGATCGCACCCAGTGGTTCGGAACAAGCAGGAACACGCAGCCGTGGTTGGCTATTCGCGCACCGCTCGCATGGGGCTGCGAAACAGGCCGCTACGGTGGCGTGCCGCCACGGGTCGGGATTGTGGACAATTTCCTCGATGCCTTGCCCAGTGATCTGCCACAGAGCCAGTCGCCGGTGCCATTCGTCGACTCCCTTCTGGTTGGAAACGACCTCTCCTACCGGACGCCAGCCCAGAAGTCTCATGGACCTCGAGTTGCGAGCCTGGTCACGGCCGTCGGCGACAATGGGGGCGGGATCGCCGGGGCGATCTGGAACAGCGATCTCCGCCTCTACCCGCTACAGCGAGACACCCTGAGCCCTGATCCCTATTCGGTCTCTGACCGGATCCAGGATCTCTTCATTCACGCCGGCGCCCCCGTTTCGGGGTCCCAGGTCCTGAATCTCTCTGTGGGCTTCCTGAACGGTGACAGGAACGATCATGTGACCTTCCTTCGAGAGGTCATCAAGGGGCAGTTCCTCGACCGCAATCCTGGCGGGCTCATTGTCAGCGCAGTGGGAGATGCAGTGACGGGTGCACCGGTCACCCCATTCGTCGCGCAACTTGCGGACACGAACTACCGTGATCCGGCTTTCCTCGCGGGGATCACCGCCCTCGATCGTGCGCTTGCGCAGCTCTACCTTGCCGGCGACTCGAACAGGATCGTTTTCGTCACAGGCTCGAACCGGGCCAGCCAGAAGTTCGCCCCAAGCAACTTCTGGCAAGGTGCCTCCCTCATTGCTGCCCCATCCGATGGTGTTCTCGGGTTGAACCCCGACGGGACCGCCTCCGAGGGGTCAGGGACTTCCTACGCTGCGGCATTCGTCTCCGGCGTCGCCGCGCAGCTATTCGCGATGGACCCGACGCTCACGCCCGCCCAGGTCAAGGACTACATCCTGCGCGGGGCCCAGGAGCCGAAGTTCGATCCGTTCACCGGGCAGTTCATCGCCGACTCGACCCAGCTGCGGCTGCCGGGCGCGCCCGGTCCAGTCTACCAGCTCGACGCCTATGGATCACTCACCCTGCTGTCCCGGGAGCGCGCGGGCGTGCCGGTCTGCGGGTATGAGGTTGCCGTCGGGAGCCAGCCGACGTGGGAGGTCAAACTGGCGCGGAAGGAAGCCGACACCCTCCGCATCCCGATCCCTGGCGGGGAGGCGCAGGGCGTCAGCGTGGCCCAAGGGGGCCGACGGCTGGCGGTCCGGGTCTTCAACCTGGCGACCGGGGTCTCCACATCGGTGTACAGTCACACCGGCGCGTTGCTGCACACGGCGCCAGGCGTGGAACGACAGTTCCTGGAGCGCGATACGGCCGACATCTCGGGAACCGGCGTGACGATCACCGGGCCATCCGGTTCGATGACGTACCCGAATGTGTTTGACCTGGTGGACGGGGGGCATCTGCTGTTCGCGCCGGGGCGGGTGCGCGTGGCACCGGACGGGATGCACGCGCTGGTCGAGAGCTACGCCGACGATGACCTGGGGTACCAGTGCCCCGATGGCACGGACGCGCTCCGGAGGGTCGACCGGGTCCACGCGGTGCCGCTGGGCTCCACGGGCCCGGCCATTCCGCTTCTCGACACCGACGTCGGGCTGTACTGCCCTGGCATCGATCCCGGGGAGTACACCGGCGGACTCTACTTCACGTGGAGCCAGGATGGGCTCCGGGCACTGGCGAACCGCTGGAGTCACTTCTACAACCCGCTCGATCCGAATGGCACCGTGACCGGCGAGAGCTCCCTCGTTCGGGAGTGGACGGTGGGCGGGATGGTCGCGTCGCACACGATCGCGCAACGCGGACTCAAGTACCCGCGCTACACGTCGGACGGGTTTGCCTGGCGCTTCTCGGAGTTCAGCGTCATCGGAGCCGCGCCTTCCTGCTGGACAACGACTCGCCAGCGGGCCAATCCGGGTTCTCCGATGCTCGAGGCCGGCGCGCCCACCGGGGCCGACTGCTTCCTGGCCGATTTCGAGCAGACGGGGACGCCCCTCATGCCCAACCTCCGCGCCAGGCGGAACCGCGCCGGGGCCCGGGCCGCCCGCCCAAACTGA
- a CDS encoding S8 family serine peptidase, giving the protein MTKARWQFQATVEVNDTTTPVLPSTWVPLEDSSFTAPVSSAREALVYRKLVSVEFLPTTTGTIIRAFMTKYGAVVAGGFPWGPRGSYVFEVPDPGSSLAAVDSLLALMRSEPGVADAGRLYYRDVLQPRGRYPVDGASGRAAWADTATATVAWRAVRAPLAWGCENGQYGATAVPVAMLDVTLDALHDLPAIRRAGTSVPVRQDALLVGAGTSAKIMRSHGMALAGIVTAIGNNGQGIAGLLWQSTAVFYPYGRNDSTISNRPDWLLKAVQPDLLATGAHILVTSSADGEAADSSRVAKYRAFLEPWLQQDSKNLFVYPMDEGPLGQSGIVTSLASVAATVIPGLKATDRAVAQLALLYPDQILLVGGSRPGSRTFWPQSGYWSGPGGTAILAPAENVLTLAHSADFGSDSRLADGTSYAAPMVAGVAAQLMAMDSTLTAAQVKDYILRGAQEPLLDSVTGQPVPRLPVPGAPGTIYQLDAYGSLSLLSKERMGTPVCGIPVSVTQQNPSYIRLERTPTAIESFPVAALSGAQNPSVAQGGRVISVTDGDKYGTTGVDRITATLQNGAWGERARTPWDGATFERWYLEEDTALVQLVPGPPNTFFTDRFVLRLRHPDGSTTGPINMCEADPPGAWQYLVECAWSISPSSADYATDVLWQISHVPAQVLQRFSLVSTSPGSPTRMLELPWSTNYGIHGPAAWTPDGRRFLQVLSTSPFIPAAGTVLNYEYGTAWTPRAIAVPPGGAAFGTMSFIEGGAGVRSTEITGGSCVTTVRGAHALALGSTLGGCDTIGRVFPNLAGPLAARGAPAASTRVRTGAPSRRVVAN; this is encoded by the coding sequence GTGACCAAGGCCCGGTGGCAGTTTCAGGCGACGGTGGAAGTCAATGATACGACCACTCCGGTGCTGCCGAGCACCTGGGTACCACTCGAGGACTCGAGCTTCACGGCACCGGTTTCCTCGGCACGCGAGGCCCTCGTCTATCGCAAGCTTGTGTCTGTCGAATTCCTGCCTACGACAACCGGCACGATCATTCGTGCATTTATGACCAAGTATGGTGCGGTCGTCGCGGGTGGGTTTCCATGGGGTCCCCGAGGGAGCTATGTCTTCGAGGTCCCTGACCCCGGATCGAGTCTGGCGGCGGTTGATTCCCTTCTCGCGCTCATGCGTTCAGAGCCGGGCGTCGCCGACGCGGGGCGCCTCTACTATCGTGATGTGCTTCAGCCCCGTGGGCGTTACCCGGTCGATGGGGCTTCGGGGAGGGCGGCATGGGCCGATACGGCCACCGCAACCGTCGCATGGCGGGCCGTACGGGCACCGCTCGCCTGGGGTTGCGAGAATGGTCAATATGGCGCCACGGCCGTCCCTGTCGCGATGCTTGACGTGACCCTCGATGCACTTCATGACCTTCCAGCGATTAGGCGCGCAGGAACAAGCGTGCCAGTTAGGCAAGATGCCCTTCTTGTCGGCGCTGGCACTTCCGCCAAGATCATGCGTTCGCATGGGATGGCCCTTGCTGGAATCGTCACAGCTATCGGGAACAACGGTCAAGGGATTGCGGGGCTGCTGTGGCAATCGACAGCGGTGTTCTACCCGTACGGGCGAAATGACTCTACGATCTCGAACCGGCCCGATTGGCTCCTGAAGGCGGTGCAGCCGGATCTGTTGGCCACGGGCGCTCACATCCTCGTGACATCGTCGGCGGACGGCGAGGCGGCCGACTCAAGCCGTGTCGCAAAGTACAGGGCCTTCCTTGAGCCGTGGTTGCAGCAGGATTCGAAGAACCTGTTTGTCTACCCCATGGACGAAGGGCCTCTTGGGCAGAGTGGGATCGTCACCTCACTCGCATCTGTTGCGGCAACAGTGATCCCGGGCCTCAAGGCAACCGACCGTGCTGTGGCTCAGCTTGCGCTGCTCTATCCGGATCAGATCCTGCTCGTGGGCGGGTCGCGCCCCGGATCGCGGACCTTCTGGCCGCAAAGCGGCTACTGGAGCGGACCTGGCGGCACGGCGATCCTGGCGCCGGCGGAAAACGTGCTCACCCTGGCGCACTCGGCGGACTTCGGCTCCGATTCGCGCCTCGCGGATGGCACCTCTTACGCCGCACCTATGGTCGCTGGCGTGGCCGCGCAACTCATGGCGATGGATTCGACGCTCACTGCTGCCCAGGTGAAGGACTACATCCTGCGCGGGGCGCAGGAGCCGCTTCTCGACAGCGTCACGGGGCAGCCGGTGCCCCGCCTGCCAGTGCCCGGTGCGCCAGGCACCATCTACCAGCTCGACGCCTACGGCTCGCTATCGCTCCTCTCCAAGGAGCGGATGGGCACCCCGGTCTGCGGCATCCCGGTCTCCGTGACCCAGCAGAACCCCAGCTACATCCGGCTGGAGCGGACGCCGACGGCCATCGAGTCCTTCCCCGTGGCCGCACTGTCTGGCGCCCAGAACCCCTCCGTGGCCCAGGGCGGGCGGGTCATCTCCGTCACCGACGGCGACAAGTACGGCACCACCGGCGTGGATCGGATCACGGCCACGCTGCAGAACGGGGCCTGGGGTGAGCGCGCCCGCACACCCTGGGACGGGGCAACCTTCGAGCGCTGGTACCTCGAGGAAGACACCGCGCTGGTTCAGCTGGTGCCGGGGCCACCCAATACCTTCTTCACGGACCGGTTCGTCCTCCGGCTCAGGCACCCCGACGGGAGCACCACCGGGCCGATCAACATGTGCGAGGCCGACCCGCCCGGGGCGTGGCAGTACCTCGTCGAATGTGCCTGGAGCATCTCACCGTCAAGCGCCGACTACGCCACGGATGTTCTCTGGCAGATCTCGCATGTGCCGGCGCAGGTGCTGCAGCGATTTTCCCTGGTGTCCACCAGCCCCGGCAGCCCGACCCGGATGCTGGAGTTGCCATGGTCGACCAACTACGGAATCCACGGCCCAGCCGCCTGGACCCCTGACGGCCGCCGCTTCCTGCAGGTCCTGAGCACCTCGCCGTTCATTCCGGCGGCAGGCACGGTGCTCAACTACGAGTATGGCACCGCCTGGACGCCACGCGCTATCGCCGTGCCACCGGGCGGCGCGGCGTTCGGCACGATGAGCTTCATCGAGGGCGGGGCAGGTGTCCGCAGCACAGAGATCACCGGCGGTAGCTGCGTCACGACGGTGCGTGGCGCGCACGCGCTGGCACTCGGCTCGACCCTCGGCGGGTGTGATACCATCGGGAGGGTCTTCCCCAACTTGGCGGGCCCGCTCGCGGCGCGGGGAGCGCCGGCGGCTTCGACGCGAGTGCGCACCGGGGCACCCAGCCGGCGGGTGGTGGCGAACTGA
- a CDS encoding S8 family serine peptidase — protein sequence MYYVTIASDGTTTPLFNAIAQLKSLPQVLLATPELVPLSPGYLRPTDGLGWQPADWRVGPNDAPSGANWALEAIRGPLAWGCETGDSLTKVGVLDTQFDSLPEFVGIVDPSSAPLYGTPGALGHGTAVLSVLSANGNNGLGISGIMWRSRAFIREVATRPGDATSHTASGIVSLTRQGVRVINLSQWLDWELYKGVLGRNRPVTADTVHVNHILRQLVTAIRNATGLPGAAPPLIVLIAGNKPIDAYMNGLGGLVDTFPQQVLVVGGSDSLGQLYDSSGRGPRVELVAPAVGVATLDRAGTPRTGTGTSVAAPLVSGVAGLLLSFDPTLTAAQLKTLLVDGAVIGGSTAGGIPILNAYESLRLAAQRPGRRSAATACGGAASTSWCGAPRR from the coding sequence GTGTACTACGTCACGATCGCCAGCGACGGCACGACGACCCCACTGTTCAATGCGATCGCACAGTTGAAGTCGTTACCGCAGGTGTTACTTGCGACCCCGGAGTTGGTGCCATTGTCACCCGGGTACCTCCGACCCACGGACGGTCTCGGGTGGCAGCCGGCTGATTGGAGGGTTGGCCCGAACGACGCGCCCAGCGGGGCTAACTGGGCGTTGGAGGCGATTCGCGGCCCCCTGGCATGGGGGTGTGAAACCGGAGACTCGCTTACGAAGGTCGGCGTGCTCGATACGCAGTTCGACAGTCTCCCCGAGTTTGTCGGAATAGTGGATCCTTCATCGGCGCCATTGTATGGGACCCCGGGCGCGCTTGGGCACGGCACTGCGGTCCTATCAGTACTTTCCGCCAATGGCAACAATGGCTTGGGAATCAGCGGGATCATGTGGCGCAGTCGGGCATTCATCCGAGAGGTTGCCACGCGACCTGGCGATGCGACGAGTCACACGGCTAGTGGCATAGTATCGCTGACCCGACAAGGGGTCCGAGTGATCAACCTCTCGCAGTGGCTAGATTGGGAGCTCTACAAGGGTGTGCTGGGGCGCAATCGACCCGTGACGGCAGATACCGTGCACGTCAACCACATTCTCCGGCAACTCGTCACAGCAATAAGGAATGCTACCGGCCTCCCGGGAGCGGCGCCACCGCTGATCGTCCTGATCGCGGGAAACAAGCCCATTGATGCATACATGAATGGCCTCGGAGGCCTGGTGGACACGTTTCCGCAACAGGTGCTCGTCGTCGGAGGAAGCGACTCCCTGGGGCAACTGTATGATTCGAGTGGGAGGGGACCACGGGTTGAGTTGGTCGCTCCAGCCGTTGGCGTAGCAACCCTCGACCGCGCCGGTACGCCCAGGACTGGGACCGGGACTTCGGTCGCAGCACCGCTCGTCTCGGGTGTCGCCGGGCTGCTTCTCTCATTCGACCCCACCTTGACTGCAGCACAGCTCAAGACGCTGCTGGTCGATGGAGCGGTCATCGGGGGCAGCACGGCGGGCGGAATCCCTATTCTGAACGCCTACGAGTCCCTCCGGCTGGCGGCCCAGCGCCCGGGGCGCCGGTCTGCGGCAACCGCATGTGGCGGCGCGGCCTCAACGTCGTGGTGCGGCGCACCCCGACGGTGA